A window of Lacibacter sediminis contains these coding sequences:
- a CDS encoding MotA/TolQ/ExbB proton channel family protein produces the protein MNFFLLQVQNAVDTLTNAATTQVVPKKEMHLIDLLMQAGWIMIPLLLLSVATVYVFVERWLAIKKATEVDGNFMNIIRDNILSGNVTAARNFARNTQNPVGRIIDKGLQRIGKPIDSIENSMENVAQLEMYKLERNVNILSVISKVAPIFGFVGTLVGLMQLFFNINATGEYELSTIAGGIYTKLITSISGLVIGLIAYLCHNILHTQVEKALNKMEASAADFLDVLQEPTR, from the coding sequence ATGAATTTCTTTCTTCTCCAGGTTCAGAATGCAGTTGATACCTTAACCAATGCAGCAACAACACAGGTAGTACCCAAAAAAGAAATGCATCTCATCGATCTGCTGATGCAGGCCGGTTGGATCATGATCCCTTTGTTATTGTTGAGCGTGGCCACCGTGTATGTGTTTGTTGAACGCTGGCTGGCCATTAAAAAAGCCACTGAAGTGGATGGTAATTTCATGAACATCATTCGTGATAATATCCTTAGCGGCAACGTAACAGCAGCACGCAACTTTGCCCGTAACACACAAAATCCAGTTGGACGTATCATCGATAAAGGTCTGCAACGTATTGGCAAGCCCATCGATTCTATTGAGAACAGTATGGAGAATGTGGCCCAGCTGGAGATGTATAAACTGGAGCGTAACGTCAACATCCTTTCCGTGATCTCTAAAGTGGCGCCCATCTTTGGTTTCGTGGGTACACTGGTTGGTTTGATGCAACTCTTCTTTAATATTAATGCCACCGGCGAATATGAACTGAGTACCATTGCCGGCGGTATCTACACAAAACTGATTACATCAATCAGTGGTCTGGTGATCGGTTTGATCGCTTACCTGTGCCATAACATTCTGCATACGCAGGTGGAGAAAGCATTGAATAAAATGGAAGCATCAGCTGCCGATTTTCTTGATGTATTGCAGGAACCAACCCGTTAA
- a CDS encoding EamA family transporter, with protein MLLLLLGSIVFSSWLTLSFKLVEKFGINTFQAIVFNYITCVITGSFVNGTFPINKDVMGEEWFRWAMLMGTIFISLFNVIAKTAQTMGVAVASVGNKLSLVIPFLFSIYLYNEEATIFKIVGVVAALIAVVLTCWPAPGHVEPSGKVVKTAYFLLPVILFVASGLLDTMIKYVETTYINEENQNAYLISAFAAAASIGIISLVFLFASGRIKFEPKAVLAGIIIGIPNYFSIWCLMGVLKAFAGNSSAIIPINNMGIVLFSTVAAFLMFKEKLTKLNWMGIVLSIVAIALIAYG; from the coding sequence ATGCTTTTATTGTTGCTCGGTAGTATTGTCTTCAGTTCATGGTTAACATTGTCGTTTAAGCTTGTTGAGAAGTTTGGCATCAATACATTCCAGGCAATTGTATTTAACTATATTACCTGTGTTATTACAGGTTCTTTTGTGAATGGAACTTTTCCTATTAACAAAGATGTAATGGGCGAGGAGTGGTTTCGCTGGGCCATGTTGATGGGCACTATATTTATTTCATTGTTCAATGTAATTGCCAAGACTGCACAAACAATGGGTGTAGCTGTTGCATCAGTTGGAAATAAGTTGTCGCTGGTAATACCTTTTTTGTTTTCCATTTACCTGTATAACGAAGAAGCCACAATTTTTAAAATAGTTGGTGTAGTTGCAGCACTGATTGCAGTAGTGCTTACCTGCTGGCCAGCACCCGGACATGTTGAACCTTCCGGCAAAGTAGTAAAGACAGCCTATTTTCTTTTGCCGGTGATTTTATTTGTTGCCAGTGGTTTGCTCGATACAATGATCAAATATGTTGAAACAACTTATATCAACGAAGAAAATCAAAATGCATATCTCATCAGTGCATTTGCAGCAGCTGCGTCTATTGGAATTATCAGTTTAGTTTTCCTGTTTGCAAGCGGACGGATAAAGTTTGAACCAAAAGCTGTTCTTGCAGGAATCATCATTGGTATACCGAATTATTTTTCGATCTGGTGCCTCATGGGTGTGTTGAAAGCATTTGCAGGAAACAGTTCTGCCATCATCCCCATCAATAATATGGGCATCGTGTTATTCAGTACGGTGGCGGCATTTTTAATGTTCAAAGAAAAATTGACCAAACTTAACTGGATGGGAATTGTATTATCCATTGTTGCTATTGCATTAATTGCCTATGGATAA
- the lpdA gene encoding dihydrolipoyl dehydrogenase produces MAYDVIVLGSGPGGYPAAIRASQLGFKVAIVEKESLGGVCLNWGCIPTKALLKSAQVYEYMKHSADYGISANDVKHDFGGVVKRSRGVADKMSKGVNFLMKKNKIDVIMGYGKVAGKGKLEVTAADGSKQTVEAKYIIIATGGRSRVLPSMPQDGKKIIGYREAMVLPTQPKSMIVVGSGAIGVEFADFYNSMGTKITIVEFMPRVVPVEDEDISKELEKQFKKKGIAIMTSAEVTKVDTSGAGVKATVKTAAGEQVLEADILLSAAGVVANIENIGLEENGIKTDKGRIVVDKYGATSVPGIYAIGDVAPGQALAHVASKEGINAAEHIAYMEKKYNHAPEAMDYNNIPGCTYCTPEIASVGYTEKAAKEAGYEVKVGKFPFMASGKASAAGNTDGFVKVIFDAKYGEFLGAHMIGAGVTELIAEVVVARKLETTYHEILNGVHPHPTMSEALKEATAAAYGEAIDI; encoded by the coding sequence ATGGCATACGATGTAATTGTTCTTGGTAGTGGCCCCGGTGGTTATCCTGCTGCTATCCGTGCTTCACAGCTTGGTTTTAAAGTTGCAATTGTTGAAAAAGAAAGCCTTGGTGGCGTTTGTTTAAACTGGGGTTGTATTCCAACCAAAGCCTTGTTGAAGAGTGCTCAGGTGTATGAATACATGAAACATAGTGCCGATTATGGTATTTCTGCCAACGATGTTAAACACGATTTTGGCGGTGTGGTAAAACGCAGCCGTGGTGTGGCCGATAAAATGAGCAAGGGTGTTAACTTTTTAATGAAGAAGAACAAGATTGATGTGATCATGGGTTACGGAAAAGTTGCCGGCAAAGGCAAACTGGAAGTAACTGCTGCAGATGGAAGTAAACAAACAGTTGAAGCTAAATATATAATTATTGCAACAGGTGGCCGTAGTCGTGTATTGCCTTCAATGCCCCAGGATGGTAAAAAGATCATTGGCTACCGTGAAGCAATGGTGTTACCAACTCAACCAAAATCTATGATCGTGGTGGGCAGTGGTGCCATTGGTGTAGAGTTTGCTGATTTTTATAACAGTATGGGTACAAAAATTACAATCGTGGAATTTATGCCACGTGTAGTGCCTGTTGAAGATGAAGATATTTCGAAAGAACTGGAAAAGCAGTTCAAGAAAAAAGGCATTGCTATTATGACCAGTGCTGAAGTAACAAAAGTTGATACGTCTGGTGCAGGTGTAAAAGCTACTGTGAAAACTGCTGCGGGCGAACAGGTACTTGAAGCAGACATTTTATTAAGTGCGGCTGGTGTTGTTGCCAACATCGAAAACATTGGATTGGAAGAAAACGGTATTAAAACAGATAAAGGCAGAATTGTTGTTGATAAATATGGTGCAACATCAGTACCCGGCATTTATGCAATTGGTGATGTGGCTCCCGGCCAGGCGCTGGCACACGTTGCAAGTAAAGAAGGTATCAATGCTGCTGAGCATATTGCTTACATGGAAAAGAAATACAACCACGCTCCTGAAGCAATGGACTACAATAACATTCCTGGTTGTACTTATTGCACTCCTGAAATTGCATCTGTAGGTTATACAGAAAAAGCAGCGAAGGAAGCAGGTTACGAAGTAAAGGTTGGTAAGTTTCCGTTCATGGCGAGTGGTAAAGCAAGTGCAGCAGGTAATACAGATGGTTTTGTAAAAGTGATCTTTGATGCAAAATATGGTGAGTTTCTTGGTGCACACATGATTGGTGCCGGTGTAACCGAATTGATCGCTGAAGTAGTTGTTGCACGTAAACTTGAAACAACTTATCACGAGATATTGAACGGTGTACATCCTCACCCAACTATGAGCGAAGCGTTGAAAGAAGCAACTGCTGCTGCTTATGGTGAAGCGATTGATATTTAA
- the prmC gene encoding peptide chain release factor N(5)-glutamine methyltransferase, which yields MTWQEQYQHLREALTAVHEISEAEAMAALVVEHVGKKKLYHLKQENIPAEETQKIDRILQQLLTHRPLQYVLNEAWFYGLKFEVNETVLIPRPETEELVDWIIREVRNTKYVVQDSASLATNYSPLTILDIGTGSGCIPIALKKNLPETEVSAIDVCSEALHTATINAVNNEAEINFQLLDFLDESKWSELRKYDIIVSNPPYIKTTEANTMSKHVLEFEPHKALFVPDVDALLFYRKIADFALHHLKSNGAVYVEINQQLGKETVELFQQKGFTVELRNDMSGNERMIKAFVSSEK from the coding sequence ATGACTTGGCAGGAACAATACCAACACTTACGGGAAGCATTAACTGCTGTACATGAAATATCTGAAGCTGAAGCGATGGCTGCTTTAGTAGTTGAACATGTAGGTAAAAAGAAGTTGTATCACCTCAAACAAGAGAACATCCCAGCTGAAGAAACCCAAAAGATTGATCGCATTCTGCAACAATTGCTCACTCATCGTCCGCTACAATATGTATTGAACGAAGCCTGGTTCTATGGGTTGAAGTTTGAAGTAAATGAAACTGTGTTGATACCAAGACCGGAAACAGAAGAATTAGTTGATTGGATCATCAGGGAAGTACGAAATACGAAGTACGTGGTACAGGATTCAGCCTCACTCGCCACTAACTATTCACCACTCACCATTCTCGACATCGGTACCGGCAGTGGCTGCATCCCCATCGCTCTCAAAAAAAACCTTCCCGAAACAGAAGTCTCAGCCATTGATGTTTGCAGTGAAGCATTACACACAGCTACAATTAATGCTGTAAACAACGAAGCAGAGATCAACTTTCAATTGCTTGATTTTTTGGATGAGAGCAAATGGAGTGAACTAAGGAAATACGATATCATCGTCAGCAATCCACCCTATATCAAAACAACAGAAGCAAACACGATGAGTAAACATGTGCTGGAGTTTGAACCGCACAAAGCTTTGTTTGTACCTGATGTAGATGCATTGTTGTTCTATCGAAAGATCGCTGACTTTGCATTGCATCATCTAAAGTCAAACGGAGCTGTGTATGTTGAGATCAATCAGCAGTTGGGGAAAGAAACCGTTGAATTATTTCAGCAAAAAGGATTTACTGTTGAATTGAGGAATGATATGAGTGGGAATGAGCGGATGATAAAAGCATTTGTGAGCAGTGAAAAATAA
- a CDS encoding bestrophin family protein → MHAGRQYSLKEFLVWTRDEIFRLFIISAIPTVLYQLFDWHWLAIPWVPIAMIGTAAAFIAGFRNTQTYSRLWEARQIYGSIVNLSRAWGMMVKDYIKDEAAHKPIIYRHIAWLTALRFQLRETRAWENTQKRYNIEYKRFYIIPEWQSKKEDELKPFLSDEDLLHCLQKKNCATHLIKLQSTHLKELHEKGQLDTLYHIELENMLVNLYEQQGKCERIKNFPYPRQFASINLFFIRLFTFIVPFGLLNEFQKLGDVYVWLNIPFSLIVAWVFMSLERVGEATENPFEGSANDVPITALSRTIEIDLREMLNEKELPPPVTPVNNILM, encoded by the coding sequence ATGCATGCAGGTCGCCAGTATTCACTGAAAGAATTTCTTGTCTGGACAAGAGATGAAATATTCAGACTGTTTATAATTTCTGCTATCCCTACGGTATTGTATCAATTATTCGATTGGCATTGGCTGGCCATTCCATGGGTACCGATTGCGATGATTGGTACCGCTGCCGCTTTCATAGCGGGTTTCCGAAATACACAAACCTATAGCCGCTTGTGGGAAGCAAGACAGATCTATGGCTCTATTGTAAACCTGAGCCGTGCATGGGGCATGATGGTGAAAGATTACATAAAAGATGAAGCCGCACACAAGCCAATTATTTACCGGCACATTGCGTGGTTAACTGCACTAAGGTTTCAATTGCGTGAAACAAGAGCATGGGAGAATACACAGAAGCGATACAACATCGAGTATAAACGTTTTTATATTATTCCTGAATGGCAAAGCAAAAAAGAAGATGAATTGAAACCCTTTTTAAGTGATGAAGATTTGCTGCATTGTCTGCAAAAGAAAAACTGTGCTACACATCTTATTAAACTCCAGTCAACCCATTTAAAAGAGTTACACGAAAAAGGACAGCTTGATACGCTTTATCATATTGAACTGGAAAATATGCTGGTGAATTTATATGAACAGCAGGGCAAATGTGAGCGTATTAAGAATTTCCCTTACCCACGACAATTTGCATCGATCAATTTATTTTTCATTCGCCTGTTTACATTTATTGTACCGTTTGGCTTGTTGAATGAATTTCAAAAACTGGGCGATGTTTATGTTTGGTTGAATATTCCGTTTAGTTTAATTGTGGCCTGGGTGTTTATGAGTCTTGAACGTGTAGGCGAAGCCACAGAAAATCCGTTTGAAGGCAGTGCGAATGATGTGCCTATTACTGCATTGAGCCGCACTATTGAAATTGATCTGCGTGAAATGCTTAACGAAAAAGAGCTGCCGCCGCCTGTAACTCCCGTAAATAACATACTGATGTAA
- a CDS encoding MFS transporter, whose translation MQPKQYGIFSLPVIVGALGFFVDIYDLLLFNITRRSSLTELGVPENELKNIGENLLSWQMLGLTIGGILWGILGDKKGRKSVLFSSILLYSLATVANGFVTDVEQYRWIRFIAALGLAGELGASITLTSELLPKEKRGIAAAIIATSGVFGTITAYFIHYLSDENWRLCYFIGGGMGLALLFLRVGFLESHMFAAVKKDNTPRGNFLMLLNNKERFVRYLRAITIGLPVWYIIGIIISFSDEFAKQFGIAGFDQPKALMLQYVALVFGDMGAGLLSNYLKSRKKTLYIFYGITAFFILLFFVLRGGGSAFNMYLICMGLGFGSGISVLYITMSAEQFGTNLRSTVAVSVPNLVRGFLPLMLLLFQFLRSNVVFNNYVTGAWVTGVIILAIGIYSVSKTKETFAKDLDFVEL comes from the coding sequence ATGCAACCAAAACAATACGGCATTTTCTCCCTACCTGTTATCGTTGGCGCTTTAGGATTCTTTGTTGACATTTATGATCTCCTGCTGTTCAATATCACGAGGCGTTCAAGCCTCACTGAATTAGGCGTTCCTGAAAACGAATTAAAAAACATTGGTGAAAACTTATTGAGCTGGCAAATGCTCGGCTTAACCATCGGCGGTATTCTTTGGGGAATACTGGGCGATAAGAAAGGAAGAAAAAGTGTGCTCTTCAGTTCTATCTTATTGTATTCGCTGGCAACTGTTGCCAATGGATTTGTAACAGATGTTGAGCAATACCGTTGGATACGTTTTATTGCGGCATTAGGCTTAGCCGGTGAATTAGGCGCCAGCATTACCTTAACAAGTGAACTGTTGCCAAAAGAAAAACGAGGTATTGCTGCTGCTATCATTGCAACAAGCGGTGTGTTTGGCACCATCACTGCTTATTTTATTCATTACCTGAGCGATGAAAACTGGAGGCTCTGCTATTTTATAGGCGGCGGCATGGGACTGGCTCTTTTATTTTTGCGGGTAGGTTTTCTGGAGAGCCACATGTTTGCAGCTGTAAAAAAAGACAACACACCCCGTGGCAATTTTCTCATGCTGCTAAATAACAAAGAACGTTTTGTGCGTTACCTGCGGGCTATCACCATTGGCTTACCTGTTTGGTACATCATCGGTATCATTATCAGTTTTTCCGATGAGTTTGCCAAGCAGTTCGGCATTGCCGGTTTCGATCAACCAAAAGCATTGATGTTACAGTATGTCGCCTTGGTGTTTGGCGATATGGGTGCCGGACTTTTAAGCAACTATTTAAAAAGCCGGAAGAAAACATTGTACATCTTTTATGGTATTACTGCTTTCTTTATTCTGTTGTTCTTTGTTTTAAGAGGAGGCGGCAGTGCATTTAACATGTACCTCATCTGCATGGGGCTTGGCTTTGGTTCCGGTATTTCCGTTTTATATATTACGATGAGTGCCGAACAGTTTGGCACCAACTTACGGTCTACCGTAGCAGTATCAGTTCCAAATCTGGTGCGTGGTTTTCTGCCGCTGATGTTATTATTATTTCAGTTCTTACGAAGCAATGTTGTGTTTAATAACTATGTAACAGGCGCATGGGTCACAGGCGTTATCATTCTTGCCATTGGCATTTACTCCGTTAGTAAAACAAAAGAAACATTTGCTAAAGATTTAGATTTTGTAGAATTATAA
- a CDS encoding GNAT family N-acetyltransferase — translation MMTALTKQNKPVILRQLDGNDLDRLLAYLHQLSPATVKRFQPHSFHKEEVVNFYHHHEHEAWVAVDPSSENIIAYTVLKKGYLHHDYPRLQQYGVDISYDHCYTIAPSVTDEWQSTGVGQLLFNNVLTEMKNRNVKQIILWGGVQTDNYKAVRFYQKNGFRSLGHFQYNGLNEDMLLQLID, via the coding sequence ATGATGACAGCTTTAACCAAACAAAACAAACCGGTTATACTCAGGCAACTGGACGGTAATGATCTTGATCGCCTGCTTGCTTATCTCCATCAACTAAGCCCGGCAACGGTAAAGCGTTTTCAGCCACACTCTTTTCATAAAGAAGAAGTAGTGAATTTTTATCATCATCACGAGCATGAAGCATGGGTAGCTGTTGATCCATCATCTGAAAACATCATTGCCTATACAGTTCTGAAAAAAGGCTATCTGCATCATGATTACCCACGCTTGCAACAATATGGCGTAGATATTTCCTATGATCATTGTTATACCATTGCTCCGTCGGTTACAGACGAATGGCAAAGTACGGGTGTTGGTCAACTACTATTTAACAACGTACTTACAGAAATGAAGAACAGAAATGTGAAACAGATCATTCTTTGGGGTGGTGTGCAAACGGATAACTATAAAGCTGTTCGTTTTTATCAAAAGAACGGATTCCGTTCCCTCGGCCATTTTCAATACAATGGCTTAAATGAAGATATGCTCCTCCAGCTTATTGATTAG
- a CDS encoding IMPACT family protein, which translates to MNEEFYYTIAQPVVAEFKDRGSRFLAYAYPLTSVDDFKAKMKLLKEEHPKAVHHCFAYRLGVDGNTFRVSDDGEPSGSAGRPILGQIDSKQLCNVLVVVVRYFGGTLLGVPGLINAYRTVTSLALQTTPIIQKQIEVNYQLHFDYTRMNDVMIIVKQYNCTVIKQEQNLFCDVEISIPKNRLEEVLFKLGEMHTVETRKL; encoded by the coding sequence ATGAACGAAGAATTTTATTATACCATTGCCCAACCTGTTGTAGCCGAGTTTAAAGACCGGGGTAGTCGTTTTCTGGCCTATGCTTACCCGCTAACTTCGGTTGATGATTTTAAAGCAAAGATGAAGTTGCTGAAGGAAGAACATCCAAAAGCGGTGCATCATTGTTTTGCGTATCGGTTAGGTGTTGATGGCAATACATTTCGTGTGAGTGATGATGGAGAACCATCAGGCAGTGCAGGCAGGCCCATTCTTGGACAGATCGACAGCAAGCAGCTTTGCAATGTGCTGGTGGTTGTGGTGCGATACTTCGGTGGCACTTTGTTAGGTGTGCCAGGTTTGATCAATGCGTACAGAACAGTTACATCGCTGGCTTTGCAAACAACGCCCATCATTCAAAAGCAAATTGAAGTGAACTATCAATTGCACTTTGATTATACACGCATGAACGATGTAATGATCATAGTAAAACAATACAATTGCACTGTTATAAAACAAGAGCAGAATTTATTCTGTGATGTTGAGATCAGTATTCCTAAAAACAGGTTGGAAGAAGTGTTGTTTAAGTTAGGGGAGATGCATACGGTGGAGACAAGAAAGTTGTAA
- the ribD gene encoding bifunctional diaminohydroxyphosphoribosylaminopyrimidine deaminase/5-amino-6-(5-phosphoribosylamino)uracil reductase RibD, translating into MITDEQYMQRCIELARKGTGSVAPNPMVGAVLVHGSEIIGEGWHQQYGEAHAEVNCIGEAVQNGQTDKFQQSTLYVSLEPCAHFGKTPPCSDLIINHKIPKVVIGCRDPFKEVDGKGIEKLKAAGVVVIVDVLKDECIDLNKRFFTFHRQQRPYIILKWAQTKNGMMASKSSERLLISNEMTNRLVHQWRSEEASILVGTNTALLDDPQLTNRYWPGKQPVRLVLDKQLRLPNTLKLFNDEAKTIIFNSIKNSEEVNVRYYQLPNAETVPALLNALYQLNINSVIVEGGAQLLQSFIAAGLWDEARIITNDQLTVDNGLTAPQLINSVQTGEQLIGSDRIGYFINSSFITHHSL; encoded by the coding sequence ATGATCACCGACGAACAATATATGCAACGCTGTATTGAACTTGCCCGTAAAGGCACAGGTTCGGTTGCGCCCAATCCCATGGTTGGGGCGGTGTTGGTACATGGTAGCGAGATCATTGGCGAAGGATGGCATCAACAGTATGGCGAAGCCCATGCGGAGGTAAATTGTATAGGTGAGGCTGTTCAAAACGGCCAGACCGATAAATTTCAACAATCTACTTTGTACGTTTCACTCGAACCCTGTGCCCATTTTGGTAAAACGCCGCCCTGCAGCGATCTCATCATCAACCACAAGATCCCGAAAGTGGTGATCGGTTGTCGAGATCCGTTTAAAGAAGTGGATGGCAAGGGAATTGAAAAACTGAAAGCTGCTGGTGTGGTAGTGATCGTTGATGTGTTGAAAGACGAATGTATTGATCTCAACAAACGGTTCTTTACGTTTCACCGGCAGCAACGTCCTTATATCATTCTCAAGTGGGCACAAACAAAGAATGGAATGATGGCTTCTAAATCGTCGGAGCGATTGTTGATCAGTAATGAAATGACCAACCGTTTGGTACATCAATGGCGCAGTGAAGAAGCTTCTATACTTGTAGGAACAAATACTGCTTTGCTTGATGATCCGCAACTTACCAACCGTTACTGGCCCGGCAAACAACCTGTTCGTTTGGTGCTGGATAAACAATTGCGGTTACCGAATACATTAAAACTGTTTAATGATGAAGCAAAAACCATCATTTTTAATTCAATAAAAAATAGTGAAGAAGTGAATGTGCGATACTATCAATTGCCAAATGCCGAAACCGTTCCTGCTTTATTAAATGCATTATATCAACTCAACATTAACAGCGTAATTGTGGAAGGCGGTGCGCAACTGCTGCAAAGTTTTATTGCTGCCGGTTTGTGGGATGAAGCAAGAATCATTACCAACGATCAACTAACTGTCGATAATGGATTAACAGCACCACAATTGATCAATTCCGTACAAACAGGCGAACAACTTATCGGTTCAGATAGAATTGGATACTTTATAAACTCATCATTCATTACTCATCACTCATTGTAA
- a CDS encoding YdcF family protein — protein MFFLLSKLLSIFISPFNWLLIFVLITFFTKDQQRKRRRLIFCISWFLLFSNPYIIHKLSLSWQEKQKILTAGEKYEAGILLAGFVSFEFKSKQGFYGGASDRYIQAVRLYKLGHIKKILITGGSGSVLRQEYKEADFVKEELLLMGVAKEDILSENQSRNTYENAVYSKKLLDSLQLKGPYLLITSAMHMKRSQQVFTKVGLNTVAYPCNFTSINNPQLFWESVTPSHHAFQGWDNYLKEVVGLLVYKMTGKA, from the coding sequence ATGTTTTTTCTGTTATCGAAACTTCTGTCCATTTTTATTTCGCCCTTTAACTGGCTGCTCATTTTTGTCCTGATCACTTTTTTTACAAAAGACCAGCAACGAAAACGCCGACGGCTTATTTTCTGCATCAGTTGGTTCCTGCTTTTTTCAAACCCATACATCATTCATAAACTTTCGCTTAGCTGGCAGGAAAAGCAAAAAATATTGACTGCAGGTGAAAAATATGAAGCAGGTATTCTACTGGCAGGTTTTGTTTCGTTTGAATTTAAAAGCAAACAGGGTTTTTACGGCGGCGCAAGCGATCGTTATATACAGGCCGTTCGTTTATACAAACTAGGGCACATCAAAAAAATATTGATTACAGGTGGCAGCGGAAGTGTGTTACGACAGGAATATAAAGAAGCGGATTTTGTAAAAGAAGAATTGTTGTTGATGGGCGTTGCGAAAGAGGATATATTAAGCGAGAACCAAAGCCGCAATACTTATGAGAATGCTGTTTATTCAAAAAAACTACTTGATTCATTGCAGTTGAAAGGTCCTTACCTGCTCATAACCTCGGCGATGCACATGAAACGTTCGCAGCAGGTGTTTACAAAAGTGGGATTGAACACCGTTGCTTACCCCTGCAACTTTACGTCGATCAATAATCCGCAGCTATTCTGGGAATCTGTTACACCGTCGCATCATGCATTTCAGGGATGGGATAATTATTTGAAAGAAGTAGTTGGGTTACTGGTGTATAAGATGACGGGCAAAGCTTGA
- a CDS encoding ExbD/TolR family protein encodes MNLRKKRAESSEVFTDALNDILFILLMFFLIVSTLANPNVRKASLPKAKSNTRSKQTVVVTIDATNHFYVGSKPVDPLLMDTTLSQMISAKRNSGEEVSIVINADRNATIESFAAVLRAADRLGVKAVMSVDKKGVQ; translated from the coding sequence ATGAATCTCAGAAAGAAAAGAGCAGAATCATCGGAGGTGTTTACAGATGCGCTGAACGATATCCTGTTCATCCTGTTGATGTTTTTCTTAATTGTATCAACACTGGCTAACCCCAATGTGCGCAAAGCATCATTGCCAAAAGCCAAAAGCAATACCCGCAGTAAGCAAACGGTGGTGGTAACCATTGATGCCACCAATCATTTTTATGTTGGCTCCAAACCTGTTGATCCGTTGCTGATGGATACAACGCTTTCGCAAATGATCAGCGCTAAACGCAACAGCGGAGAAGAAGTAAGTATTGTGATCAATGCCGATCGTAACGCCACCATTGAAAGTTTTGCTGCAGTTCTCCGTGCTGCCGATCGCTTGGGTGTGAAGGCGGTGATGAGTGTTGATAAGAAAGGAGTGCAGTAA
- a CDS encoding L,D-transpeptidase family protein — translation MKLFTSVLLLFTVLIMACSTNSSPAASVPETTNATPVVYKSTASSTTNVDKTGIRPMQKYYRPAGTATGTVRIIIDKSDFELRVYDSKGLLAAYPVVFGLKPLEDKFMQGDRKTPEGSFKITYAKEHQLWRKMLMLDYPTTESMIKYKLRKKNGLIPANANVGNGIGIHGVERGNDYFIDRYYNWTNGCISLKNTHIDDLARYAQTGTIVTIQK, via the coding sequence ATGAAACTTTTTACATCAGTACTATTACTGTTTACAGTGCTTATAATGGCCTGTTCAACCAATTCAAGTCCGGCCGCATCTGTTCCGGAAACAACAAACGCAACACCGGTTGTTTACAAATCCACCGCTTCATCAACTACAAATGTTGACAAGACCGGCATTCGTCCCATGCAAAAATATTACCGACCTGCAGGTACAGCTACAGGAACAGTTCGCATTATCATTGACAAATCTGATTTTGAATTGCGTGTGTACGACAGCAAAGGATTACTGGCTGCATACCCGGTTGTATTTGGTCTGAAACCGTTGGAAGATAAATTTATGCAGGGCGATCGCAAAACTCCCGAAGGCTCGTTCAAAATTACCTATGCTAAAGAACATCAACTATGGAGAAAGATGTTGATGCTGGATTATCCAACAACAGAAAGCATGATCAAATACAAACTCCGCAAAAAGAATGGACTTATCCCTGCAAATGCAAATGTTGGTAACGGGATAGGCATTCATGGTGTTGAAAGAGGTAACGATTATTTTATTGACCGTTACTACAACTGGACCAACGGATGCATTTCACTCAAGAATACACATATTGACGATCTTGCCCGTTATGCACAAACAGGTACGATCGTTACTATTCAGAAATAA